Within Alteromonas gilva, the genomic segment GTGATCACCGGCGTTGATGTGAGTCAGGGGGCCGACATAGAGCAGCTCAAGGCCGAACTGGGTGACCGCACCATCGACGTGCTCATTAATAACGCCGGCATACTGCGCAAGTCGAGTTTAGACCAACCCGATTATGCGCAAATACGCGCGCAGTTTGAAGTGAACGCCATCGGGCCTTTGCGCGTTGTTGCAGCGTTACGCCAAAATTTAAAACGGGGCAGTAAAATAGGCCTCATTACCAGCCGTATGGGATCAATAGAAGACAACGATTCGGGCAGCAGCTACGGCTATCGCATGTCAAAAAGTGCGCTTAACGCTGCTGGTAAGTCGCTGTCGGTTGATCTCAAAGATGATGGCATTGCGGTAGCGTTATTGCACCCGGGCTGGGTTAATACCGAAATGGTTAATTACAACGGCTTGATTGAGCCAGAAGAGGCCGCTGCAGGCTTAGCAGCCCGTATCGATGCCTTGAGCATGGAGAATACCGGCGGCTTTTGGCATAGCAATGGTGATCGCCTGCCGTGGTAAATTAACGCTTATAAAGGTAATGCGCGCCACCCAAGGCGGTTAGCTGGTGGCTTAGTGGCAGCGCAATTCAGTGCTACCGCAAAGCGGGCAGTAATAGCGCGCGAAGCAGATTAAATACCTTAGACGCCAGCGCCGGC encodes:
- a CDS encoding SDR family oxidoreductase, encoding MSTILITGANRGIGLSLVKLYLERGDTVIGVCRSASDELNQSGAEVITGVDVSQGADIEQLKAELGDRTIDVLINNAGILRKSSLDQPDYAQIRAQFEVNAIGPLRVVAALRQNLKRGSKIGLITSRMGSIEDNDSGSSYGYRMSKSALNAAGKSLSVDLKDDGIAVALLHPGWVNTEMVNYNGLIEPEEAAAGLAARIDALSMENTGGFWHSNGDRLPW